The Hyalangium gracile genome includes a window with the following:
- the queC gene encoding 7-cyano-7-deazaguanine synthase QueC yields MSGTERRAVVLLSGGLDSATALAMARSQGFAPYALSFRYGQRHEVELESAKRVAASLGALRHETAQIDLRMFGNSALTADIAVPKDRPASEISHGIPVTYVPARNTIFLSFALAWAEVLGASDVFIGVNALDYSGYPDCRPEYIEAYERMANLATKAGVEGHQRLRIHTPLISLSKAEIIRTGLSLGVDYGLTLSCYDPSPLGEACGHCDSCQLRLKGFREAGAKDPARYRAE; encoded by the coding sequence ATGTCCGGCACGGAACGTAGGGCGGTGGTGCTCCTGAGTGGTGGGCTCGACTCGGCCACGGCACTCGCCATGGCCCGATCACAGGGATTCGCGCCCTACGCCCTGAGCTTTCGCTACGGCCAGCGGCATGAGGTGGAACTCGAGTCGGCGAAGCGTGTGGCCGCCAGCCTAGGCGCCCTCCGGCATGAAACCGCGCAGATCGATTTGCGGATGTTCGGGAACTCGGCGCTGACCGCAGATATCGCGGTGCCCAAGGATCGGCCCGCTTCCGAGATCTCCCATGGGATCCCGGTGACCTACGTGCCGGCGCGCAACACCATCTTCCTCTCCTTTGCCCTGGCCTGGGCCGAGGTGCTCGGCGCGAGCGACGTCTTCATTGGCGTCAACGCGCTCGACTACTCGGGTTACCCGGACTGCCGCCCGGAGTACATCGAGGCCTATGAGCGGATGGCGAACTTGGCCACCAAGGCCGGAGTGGAAGGACACCAGCGGCTTCGGATCCACACCCCGCTCATCTCCCTCAGCAAGGCAGAGATCATCCGCACAGGGCTCTCCCTCGGAGTCGACTACGGACTCACCTTGAGTTGCTACGATCCGTCGCCCCTCGGCGAAGCCTGCGGCCACTGCGATTCCTGCCAACTTCGGCTCAAGGGGTTCCGCGAAGCCGGGGCAAAGGATCCAGCACGGTATCGGGCGGAGTAG
- a CDS encoding SNF2-related protein: MVSINRVDGLRQCLVRIDAGGDEHWVDESRLIPGSALGASPLDTLEAAEWRGPRRFFARRDLRATLARMYEDSDGTPTLFGARVWPLGHQLYASRRILWDRTPRFILADEVGLGKTIEAGYVIQALSAADLSLNVLVVAPGAMTRQWLCELYLRFGARAFTEISTTRWEELSSVERVKTLAKSRLIVSTTAVESHPDLRETLASLDFGLVIVDEAHQFPPSHSLYPWLQELSRHSQGFLALSATPSKRETESLLGLLALVSPGVYEPRDTAALERRLTAKKRIWDALAFSHELMAAARRADEELDEESLQDIVKSWEGVVTEDPVFAELLDAVRGGDTDALDQLVGYVQEFHRIDRRLIRTRRVTLDALGLPRNPREGEILDYEPDADEVLLAEHLDQLAASPVLDVEQWALRGIYQRFAASMPDLFLRLIRARRKSLAKPEKPPEISPAAALRSDPGPEEEVVLLQWLVNSAKPLPGEAEWLTKAAGITEEWKESGAVCARLREAAQWVSARLKEDPKRKLLVFSQEQPVVEAFANHLREVAPEAGAQTFHYLMKPEDLEKVALGFQRDGKCRVLVSDELGGEGRNFEVAWAVLHLDTPISVARVEQRIGRLDRVGRAAGRPVRSVVMRGRVSSELAVIQLHQDVFRVHERSIGGLEFALPRLQVTVHEIASGKAPADAQERLRAEVASLLKQTDEEFELSLDTSRPQLEKANELAEMIGETEPGEFAEQLTAWAKALGIDSAYQDGAFRLRWETGQLEVPLAEMGFDPEAAFRYMGTFERQLAMRNDSIQFFGPGHRLFDVLINALDTTSVGRATVFRRSLGTKYRHQMYLVVLAHCTIQIPAVPGGLIVRAQRHLWPSPAEQVFVLRPRSEPAAEVVQDGDLRKRILAPYQGGRLDQKVEPGDFSAQWDPTPLWNAVRQAISLAIESIRSERVSLHEEAAKALEEDLSHEMGYLRGVAERGTGADATQAREEIRMREELLEAVRQGVVEIDGLAVVIGS, encoded by the coding sequence TTGGTCTCCATCAACCGCGTGGACGGGCTGCGTCAGTGTCTGGTCCGCATTGACGCCGGGGGAGATGAGCACTGGGTGGATGAGTCGCGGCTCATTCCGGGCAGTGCCCTGGGCGCAAGCCCCCTAGACACGCTGGAAGCTGCGGAGTGGCGAGGGCCTCGGCGCTTCTTCGCCCGGAGGGATCTGCGGGCAACTCTGGCTCGCATGTACGAGGATTCGGATGGGACGCCCACGCTCTTCGGGGCGCGGGTGTGGCCCTTGGGCCACCAGCTCTATGCCTCGCGGCGCATACTGTGGGATCGGACGCCGCGCTTCATCCTGGCGGACGAAGTGGGGCTTGGGAAGACGATCGAGGCCGGGTACGTCATCCAGGCTTTGTCCGCCGCAGATCTCTCGCTCAACGTCCTCGTGGTGGCCCCAGGAGCGATGACCCGCCAGTGGCTCTGCGAGCTGTACCTGCGCTTTGGCGCGCGCGCCTTTACGGAGATCTCCACCACGCGCTGGGAAGAGCTCTCCTCCGTCGAGCGGGTCAAGACCCTCGCCAAATCCCGGCTCATCGTCTCGACGACAGCGGTGGAGAGCCACCCCGACCTCCGCGAGACGCTCGCTAGCCTGGACTTCGGCCTCGTCATCGTCGATGAGGCGCATCAGTTTCCCCCCAGCCACTCGCTCTACCCGTGGCTGCAGGAGCTCTCGCGGCACTCCCAGGGCTTCCTGGCGCTCTCCGCAACCCCTTCTAAGCGCGAGACCGAGAGCCTGTTGGGGCTGCTCGCGCTGGTGTCCCCCGGTGTCTATGAGCCTCGAGATACTGCGGCACTGGAGAGGCGGCTCACCGCCAAGAAGCGCATCTGGGATGCGCTGGCCTTCAGCCACGAGCTGATGGCGGCCGCGCGGAGGGCGGACGAAGAACTGGACGAGGAGTCTCTCCAGGATATCGTCAAGTCCTGGGAAGGCGTCGTCACCGAGGACCCCGTCTTCGCCGAACTGCTGGACGCCGTCCGCGGAGGAGATACCGACGCCCTGGATCAGCTCGTCGGGTATGTGCAGGAGTTCCACCGCATCGATCGCCGGCTGATCCGGACCCGCCGGGTGACGCTGGATGCGCTTGGACTGCCACGCAACCCTCGCGAGGGAGAAATCCTCGACTACGAGCCGGACGCGGATGAAGTCCTCCTGGCAGAACACCTAGACCAGTTGGCAGCCAGTCCCGTGCTGGATGTGGAGCAGTGGGCCCTCAGGGGTATCTACCAGCGCTTCGCCGCGTCCATGCCGGATCTCTTCCTGCGTTTGATCCGCGCGCGGCGGAAGAGCCTGGCCAAGCCTGAAAAGCCGCCGGAGATCTCCCCCGCAGCCGCGCTTCGGAGCGATCCGGGGCCGGAAGAGGAGGTAGTACTGCTCCAGTGGCTGGTCAACAGCGCCAAGCCGTTGCCGGGCGAGGCCGAGTGGCTCACCAAGGCAGCCGGGATCACCGAGGAGTGGAAGGAGAGCGGTGCCGTCTGCGCGAGGCTGCGTGAGGCGGCCCAATGGGTGAGCGCCCGCTTGAAGGAGGATCCCAAGCGCAAGCTGCTCGTGTTCTCCCAGGAGCAGCCCGTGGTGGAGGCCTTTGCGAATCACCTTCGGGAGGTGGCCCCTGAGGCTGGCGCCCAGACGTTCCATTACCTCATGAAGCCCGAGGATCTTGAGAAGGTGGCCCTGGGGTTTCAGCGGGACGGCAAGTGCCGGGTGCTCGTCTCCGACGAACTGGGCGGAGAGGGACGCAACTTCGAGGTCGCCTGGGCGGTGTTGCACCTGGACACCCCCATCTCCGTCGCACGAGTTGAGCAGAGGATCGGGCGCCTGGATCGGGTCGGGCGCGCCGCCGGACGGCCCGTGCGCTCGGTGGTCATGCGTGGGCGGGTGTCGAGTGAGCTGGCGGTGATCCAGCTGCACCAGGACGTGTTCCGCGTTCATGAACGCTCCATCGGTGGTCTCGAGTTCGCGCTGCCGCGACTGCAGGTGACTGTTCACGAGATCGCCAGCGGGAAGGCCCCCGCCGACGCGCAGGAGCGCCTGCGCGCCGAGGTGGCCAGCCTGCTGAAGCAGACGGACGAGGAGTTCGAGTTGTCGCTCGACACGTCCCGGCCCCAGTTGGAGAAGGCCAATGAGCTGGCGGAGATGATCGGGGAAACGGAGCCTGGAGAGTTCGCGGAGCAACTGACCGCCTGGGCCAAGGCTCTGGGGATCGACAGCGCCTACCAGGATGGAGCATTCCGCCTGCGGTGGGAGACAGGGCAGCTCGAGGTGCCTCTGGCGGAGATGGGGTTCGACCCGGAGGCAGCATTCCGGTACATGGGGACGTTCGAGCGGCAGCTCGCGATGAGGAACGACTCCATCCAGTTCTTCGGCCCGGGGCACCGGCTGTTCGACGTGCTCATCAACGCCTTGGACACGACCTCCGTGGGCCGGGCCACCGTCTTCCGCAGATCCCTTGGCACGAAGTATCGCCACCAGATGTACCTGGTGGTGCTGGCACACTGCACCATCCAGATCCCCGCCGTTCCCGGCGGACTGATCGTCCGCGCGCAGCGGCACCTCTGGCCGTCCCCGGCCGAGCAGGTGTTCGTGCTCCGTCCTAGAAGCGAGCCTGCGGCCGAGGTCGTCCAGGATGGAGACCTGCGCAAGCGGATCCTCGCGCCGTACCAGGGGGGCAGGCTGGATCAGAAGGTAGAGCCCGGGGATTTCTCCGCTCAGTGGGATCCCACTCCACTCTGGAATGCCGTCCGGCAAGCCATTTCGCTCGCCATCGAGTCCATTCGCTCCGAGCGCGTCAGCCTTCATGAGGAGGCCGCGAAGGCGCTGGAGGAAGATCTGAGCCACGAGATGGGCTACCTCCGCGGCGTCGCAGAGCGGGGGACTGGAGCGGACGCCACGCAGGCCCGGGAGGAGATCCGAATGCGTGAGGAGCTGCTGGAGGCGGTCCGTCAAGGCGTCGTGGAAATCGATGGCTTGGCGGTCGTCATCGGATCATGA
- a CDS encoding helicase-related protein: MSGTSASWDFSGCTDLAQVLNTLRIRKDAARSAPGDEAEALAWRLASLERVFTCLARSRTFADRGVLLREAARLCDNYLVLPLAGVGLGEEELSLLHRFGLGAHTRGECAREVVLDLRPVEAEEHVPPELASPLKTALQLDPGLRRFRQADTPDGVLLRLSAHRAYQNPTQKAAVRALLTMPGGATLFVSMATGAGKSLLFQLGVRWWRERASGERPCAVVIVPTVALALAHEKTLKTLPGLEGSAALVGAMSPARREDILIAFRQGEVPILLLSPESALNSARETLLRAALPNGQRYSAERGHLEGFFVDEAHIIDSWGRSFRPDFQRLSSLVQELRGHNSDLRTVLLSATIGTEARRLLEQQYANTGPFLSIFASCPRTELDLVTHQFQAETARSAALLRLVDLIPRPAIVYTTEVEEAERLVVQLRAQGYDRVEAFTGSTDSEMRSSVVNRWHEGELDLVVATSAFGMGIDVRDVRAVVHACMPEDSSRYYQEIGRAGRDGHQSLGLLLWTPEDAATARAMALGQLMSLDTAVPRWRAIVEDSRRRGIEPEPSTGHPVLMVDLDVPPPGKKRGSYTRRWNASLLNQLQRYGAARILSVDDQHFRWKIVLTEPLLLDEGEQANQRLLEILQGRAAEVREAGARFEAFLQCLETPEEDCLLGRVFEMVEAGRPFIEQCGRCPHCRSHEVEPPRSFQFKGTGQIWSAPASPDGGCYLIYPESEDFSAPESLLRRLVIVGVGQFVVPAGFGTTCSQLLKGFKGSPGLVLESPDLSRVRTLARIPTALLLGNLGADAAPNEELLQRVRDEERLGDVGLFVVASPGLRIGGRQAAQVVSKHAPMMEARLDDWRGSRR, encoded by the coding sequence ATGAGTGGGACCAGTGCCAGCTGGGACTTCTCGGGCTGCACCGATTTGGCCCAGGTGCTCAACACCCTTCGGATTCGGAAAGACGCAGCGAGGAGCGCGCCCGGCGACGAAGCCGAGGCCCTGGCGTGGAGACTTGCCAGCCTGGAGCGGGTGTTCACCTGCCTGGCCCGGTCCCGCACGTTCGCGGACCGGGGAGTCCTCCTTCGGGAGGCAGCCCGGCTCTGTGACAACTATCTGGTGCTGCCACTGGCGGGGGTCGGGCTTGGGGAAGAGGAGCTCTCCCTTCTGCACCGGTTCGGCCTGGGCGCACACACCCGAGGCGAGTGTGCTCGCGAGGTAGTGCTCGATCTGCGACCCGTCGAAGCGGAGGAGCACGTGCCTCCCGAGCTAGCGAGTCCACTGAAGACCGCGCTCCAGCTGGATCCAGGGTTGCGGCGGTTCCGGCAGGCGGATACTCCCGATGGGGTGTTGTTGAGGCTCTCCGCTCACCGTGCGTACCAGAACCCCACCCAGAAGGCGGCGGTTCGGGCCCTCCTCACGATGCCGGGCGGCGCCACACTCTTCGTCAGCATGGCCACCGGCGCAGGAAAGAGCCTTCTGTTCCAGCTGGGAGTGCGTTGGTGGCGTGAGCGCGCTTCCGGCGAGCGGCCCTGTGCGGTGGTGATTGTGCCCACCGTGGCACTGGCACTCGCTCACGAGAAGACGCTCAAAACGCTGCCCGGGCTGGAGGGCAGCGCCGCGCTGGTGGGAGCGATGTCTCCCGCTCGGAGGGAGGACATCCTGATCGCCTTCCGTCAGGGCGAAGTCCCCATCCTGCTCTTATCACCGGAGTCCGCGCTCAACTCCGCCCGGGAGACACTTCTGAGGGCGGCACTCCCCAACGGTCAGCGTTACTCGGCGGAGCGTGGACACCTGGAGGGCTTTTTCGTAGATGAAGCCCACATCATCGACAGCTGGGGCCGAAGCTTCCGGCCCGACTTCCAGCGCCTCTCCAGCCTCGTCCAGGAGCTCAGGGGACATAACTCCGATCTGCGCACTGTGCTCCTGTCGGCGACAATCGGAACCGAAGCGAGGAGGCTGCTCGAGCAGCAATATGCCAATACCGGGCCGTTCCTCTCGATCTTCGCGTCCTGCCCCCGCACGGAGCTGGACCTCGTCACCCACCAGTTCCAGGCGGAGACCGCCCGCAGTGCCGCGCTTCTCCGGCTGGTCGACCTGATCCCCAGGCCCGCCATCGTGTACACCACGGAGGTGGAGGAGGCCGAGCGGCTCGTGGTCCAGCTTCGAGCTCAGGGCTACGACCGCGTGGAGGCCTTCACTGGGAGCACGGACAGCGAGATGAGGTCCTCGGTGGTGAACAGGTGGCACGAGGGGGAGCTGGATCTCGTCGTCGCCACGTCCGCCTTCGGCATGGGAATCGACGTGAGGGACGTCCGCGCGGTGGTCCATGCCTGCATGCCCGAGGACAGCTCGCGCTACTACCAGGAGATCGGCCGGGCCGGACGGGATGGGCACCAGTCGCTGGGCTTGTTGCTGTGGACACCCGAAGACGCAGCGACAGCCCGGGCAATGGCCTTGGGCCAACTCATGAGCCTGGACACGGCCGTGCCTCGCTGGCGCGCCATCGTCGAAGACAGCCGCAGGCGGGGCATCGAGCCCGAGCCCAGCACCGGACACCCGGTGCTCATGGTGGACCTGGATGTACCGCCGCCGGGAAAGAAGAGAGGCTCCTATACGCGCCGCTGGAACGCCTCTCTCCTGAACCAGCTTCAGCGCTACGGGGCCGCCAGGATCCTGTCGGTGGACGATCAACACTTCCGATGGAAGATCGTCCTGACCGAGCCTCTGCTGCTCGATGAGGGCGAGCAGGCCAACCAGCGCCTCTTGGAGATCCTCCAGGGACGGGCGGCCGAGGTACGGGAAGCAGGGGCGCGCTTCGAGGCGTTCCTCCAGTGCTTGGAGACCCCCGAGGAGGACTGTCTACTCGGGCGTGTCTTCGAAATGGTGGAGGCCGGGCGGCCGTTCATCGAGCAGTGCGGCCGTTGCCCTCATTGCCGCAGCCACGAGGTAGAGCCACCCAGGTCTTTCCAGTTCAAAGGGACTGGCCAGATCTGGAGCGCCCCCGCGTCTCCGGATGGGGGTTGTTATCTCATCTACCCCGAGTCCGAGGACTTCTCCGCACCGGAGAGTCTCCTGCGGAGGCTGGTGATCGTCGGGGTAGGGCAGTTTGTGGTGCCAGCGGGGTTCGGAACCACGTGCAGCCAGCTGCTCAAGGGGTTCAAGGGCTCTCCGGGGCTGGTGCTGGAGTCGCCGGATCTGTCTCGTGTCAGGACGCTCGCACGCATCCCCACCGCGCTGCTGCTGGGCAACCTGGGCGCGGATGCAGCCCCTAACGAGGAGCTCTTGCAGCGGGTACGGGACGAGGAGCGGTTGGGGGACGTGGGCCTGTTCGTCGTGGCCTCCCCGGGCCTCCGGATCGGCGGAAGGCAGGCAGCACAGGTCGTATCGAAGCACGCGCCCATGATGGAGGCGCGCCTGGATGACTGGAGAGGTTCGCGGCGATGA